GTCCGTGAATAGGCAGAGTCAGTCAGATGGATTCGTGTTTAACAGTGGGCAGGGATGGATTCCTTTGGGAtatgcatcatcatcttcttcttcttcttcttatccaTCCATCATCCATTGCAAGCGGTGGCTTCCACAGAGACAACTGCGGCGTCGTctactttgttttttttatcaaattccgACAGTGAACCCAccgtcccccccccccccatagactaatacaatacaaatccatggtTAAGTTGGGTTGTTTTTAGGTTGACTGGCAGACGCCGCTCCTCGCGGACTGTTAGTTTGGCTTACACTTACAAAGCTCAATGTTTAGCCACGTCACCCACAGCTTAAGATTTGTTCATAGTATTAGTAgcttatattattaaatacaaataacaaaactataaactgcttttttttttatatataaaaataaaaataaaaaaatttatttcaacaAGGAAATAATGATATTCCTCGTTTGCACTTAAgctttactttcttctttctaCCAGTCTCGGTGGTCTCAGTCCCAACTTCCAAAGCATCAAATGCTTCCAAAAACCTTCCTACGAACCATaatctcttttattattttcataatcaacaataacaaaacaaataaagttTAAACACTTATATTACATCATAACCAAAAGAACAAAGGCCAATTCATATCACTGGTTTGTCTTTCAGTACCTATAAGGCTTTGTTTGGGatatagataataataataattaaataaaaaatagaaataacataacataaaaaatcaCTTCTACTCGTTTTTGAAAAATAGGGGAGGGAACATAATATAATGTCTTTTAAGTGTTTCTTATTAATTGAgtgaacaataaataaatagataaaatgaaaacatatatTCTATAGCAAATGACCATTAACACCCTACCCTATTTACGAGAAGATGAATCCGTTCAGCATAAATTTTAGCTCCTAAAAAGCTATTAAAGTTGATATTTCCAGTACGCAATTTAAGTGTTCCATTCCATCAAACCTCTCCTaagaattttgaaagaaaatgaatgaaaaattcattccATTACTGTCTGTCGTTCtctaacctctctctctctcaccaacTCAAAAGGACAAATAGAATCAACAAATACATTCTCAAATGAGACATGACTTCAGAGTAAGGCACAAAGGCAGTCATTACAGGCAGAACATATTTCCAGTATGCCTTAGAAAACCCATTCTAATTGCGACGAGAACAAAGACTTTCTTCACATGGAAGAAGTACAGCATCAAAGCAAAATACAGGCACCGGATTAGTAAACAGCATTTCATATGGAAATACAGTACACATGTATGAATCAGTACCTgcaaacaaaatattaaacattaaaaaaaaaaaaaaaggctaagcAGATTCATATGGAAAATTAATTCTTCATCAATGCAATATAAGTGGAACAGGGCCAAACTGTTACCTACAATCAGACATAGCAGATGGCTCCTGTAAAACTTGCATCGTCATGAAGTGCTGCTTGTTGAACTTCTGCTTCCCTCTTCTGAATTGCTGCTAGTTATCTCTCCCGAATCAGCAATAGTTACCTTCTTCCTGGGCTTCCCGCTGTACGTCCCAGCTCCCCCCTCAATCGCATATACAGTGTCCATGCCTTCAATAACCTTGCCAAAGACAACATGCTCCCCATCTAACCTGAAAATGTTTAAACAAAGACACGCCAGCTATCATGACTAAGCACCTAGCACAAAAAAGTTCAGCACTTCAACTTCAGTTGATGAcgtgttatatatatttgtcagTAAATATCTACACATCGTACAACTTTAGGCCATACGGTATGACTATGTTCATCTATTTCTTGGGAAGGTAAAACAATgccaaaacaacaaaacaagTAACATAGAAATCCTAGATAGCTCAGAACAGTCTCATAAACTGAGGGTTTACTTAACAATCACTCTCAGGCCCCAATCCTTGCAAGTTTTGCAAATTAATAACATATACAAGTACAGTTGTTTCCTTTAATCAGCAACTGTGCATAAGTACAGTTTGGGTGGGTTGTGCTTTATAACCACTTGAGTCACGATTGCTCTCCTCCTAAAATTTTCTCCCCCTTCACTACGGAGGTAAGCAAAGGGCAAAAAAATACACAATTGTTCCACAAATTTAACCATACTGCACATCCTGTTCACTGTGCACATGAATCACTCGACCATGGGAAAATACTAAGAGAAGGTTAGTTAAACATTTATCTGACTGTTGTGATAGCCAACATCTGTGAATAGTTAATGAAATACAGAAACCACACTTCTCAGGGGGTTGGGAACTTGGAAGATTACACTGGCTCGGTTTTCTTGATAAAGATGTTACTGTTCATCCTTATTACCAAGGACTCAGAGATGTCAGGTCccaacaaatttttttaaagccTAGTATCTCAACTTACCAGCTAGCCTTGACTGTGGTGATAAAAAATTGTGATCCATTGGAATCGGGTCCAGAGTTCACCATGGAAACAACACCTGCAAAGTTACAGTTTAGGAGAAGATGAGTATGCGAAACCTCAAAATCCCAAATATCTATAACTCCAGGTTTTTTGCATGATAATTCCTGAATGCAGACTGCATAACAAAAGAAAGGAATGCGATCATGAAAATGTACATGTAAGGACCTGGATGTGAGTGTTTTATCCTAAAACTCTCATCAGGAAAGGTGCCGCCATATACAGATTCACTTCCCTTCCCATCACCACGGATAATGTCTCCCCCTTGAATCATAAACCCAGGTATTATACGATGGAAAGGTTTTCCCTTGTAATGAAGAGCTTTTCCACTCACACTTTTTCCCAGTTCCCCTGAATTCAACAATGCTGGTTATGTGCAGCAAGCTCACCATAAAAGCAGGcactaagaaaatattataaagttagGAAATAAGCAAATTCAGAAGACAGAACACCAAATACCTGTGCACAAAGCCCTGAAATTTTCTGCAATAAGGAAAAAATTTGAAAGGTTAGCGAATTATCCAATCAAGATAAACTAAGGATCAATATGACAATTAATAGAAACAAAAGGGAATCAATTGAATGCAAAACATATGGTAGAACTTCAATGGCAAGTACTTAATCTATACTTCCTCCTCTGTGTCTGGTGGTATCATATTTATGATCACCACTTCTTATAGGGCAGATTGTTCACATTGAATTGACTGTCCATGGGTTCTATCTTCTACTTCTGATTTGACTCTAGGATTctaattttcattgttttaataTACAAGAAAAGTTTAACACTCTATCCACcagcttaagcttttagatagAGAGTTAAATGTATCTTCTATATccttatttttactctcaaaaCAACCTAAGGTTTTGATCCATGTGTTCACATCTAAAATCTAGTGCCATTTGTTCTGTAAAGGGTCGGAGTGCAAGACCTTTCTTAGCCTGCTTCATAAAAGTTGGATGCCTCCTCCTCTGCGAGCATATGACAAATATTTGTGTATGGGTGTAACCATACAACACAAGCAAAGCATAAATATGTGCATTTACACTTTGTTCTAGCACACTAATCTAATgtcatatttatttacttgcTAAATCAGTTTATCAGTACGTCAAGACCAGTATTCCTAAATGGCAAGTCTTTGCAGTCCAGAGGGAAGAGACCAGACCCGAAGCTCTCACTACCTTTTCGCCCTTTGATTAACCACTAGATTGATTGATGCCTGAACAGACACCCAACACCAATAAGTCCTGAGAAAATCCTTGACCTGAGAGCGAAAAAATCCAAAACATCTTAGTTTTACATCTATAAGCAGAATACCCTTTCTTTGATATTCATAAccctatcatcatcatcatcaacatcaacTGCACCTTACTCTTATCAAGTTAGGGTTGGCATGAAATTCATAATGTCAAAGGATTTCTAAGAGTCACATTggcaatacaaatccatgcagaACAATAATGTGGAAAATTTTTATTCTGGATGCACTTCCTAATGCAACCATATAGTGAGGAATGACGAGATAAAGTACCAACACCATCTTCATGTGagaaagtttcatgagatggcgGTGAacgaagataattgatatagtcaTGTTCCATCACAAAATTGATATTATGAAATC
This window of the Diospyros lotus cultivar Yz01 chromosome 5, ASM1463336v1, whole genome shotgun sequence genome carries:
- the LOC127802005 gene encoding peptidyl-prolyl cis-trans isomerase CYP21-1, with the protein product MRREISSAIAQPRWLLLLLVALILVVLAFSTTRREEQEVEEVHEITHRVYLDVDIDKQHAGRIVIGLYGKVVPKTVENFRALCTGELGKSVSGKALHYKGKPFHRIIPGFMIQGGDIIRGDGKGSESVYGGTFPDESFRIKHSHPGVVSMVNSGPDSNGSQFFITTVKASWLDGEHVVFGKVIEGMDTVYAIEGGAGTYSGKPRKKVTIADSGEITSSNSEEGSRSSTSSTS